One stretch of Meriones unguiculatus strain TT.TT164.6M chromosome 7, Bangor_MerUng_6.1, whole genome shotgun sequence DNA includes these proteins:
- the Klc1 gene encoding kinesin light chain 1 isoform X16 — protein MYDNMSTMVYIKEEKLEKLTQDEIISKTKQVIQGLEALKNEHNSILQSLLETLKCLKKDDESNLVEEKSSMIRKSLEMLELGLSEAQVMMALSNHLNAVESEKQKLRAQVRRLCQENQWLRDELANTQQKLQKSEQSVAQLEEEKKHLEFMNQLKKYDDDISPSEDKDSDSAKEPLDDLFPNDEDEPGQGIQQQHSSAAAAAQQGGYEIPARLRTLHNLVIQYASQGRYEVAVPLCKQALEDLEKTSGHDHPDVATMLNILALVYRDQNKYKDAANLLNDALAIREKTLGRDHPAVAATLNNLAVLYGKRGKYKEAEPLCKRALEIREKVLGKDHPDVAKQLNNLALLCQNQGKYEEVEYYYQRALEIYQTKLGPDDPNVAKTKNNLASCYLKQGKFKQAETLYKEILTRAHEREFGSVDDENKPIWMHAEEREECKGKQKDGASFGEYGGWYKACKVDSPTVTTTLKNLGALYRRQGKFEAAETLEEAAMRSRKQRVAEVLNDPESMEKRRSRESLNVDVVKYESGPDGGEEA, from the exons ATGTATGACAACATGTCCACGATGGTGTACATAAAGGAAGAGAAGCTGGAGAAGCTTACGCAGGATGAAATTATTTCTAAGACAAAGCAAGTGATCCAGGGGCTGGAAGCCCTGAAGAATGAACACAACTCCATCCTGCAGAGTTTGCTGGAAACGCTGAAGTGTTTGAAGAAGGACGATGAGAGCAACCTGGTGGAGGAGAAATCCAGCATGATCCGCAAGTCCTTGGAGATGCTAGAGCTTGGCCTGAGTGAGGCGCAG GTGATGATGGCCCTCTCCAATCACCTGAATGCCGTGGAGTCTGAGAAGCAGAAACTGCGTGCTCAGGTTCGTCGTCTGTGCCAGGAGAACCAGTGGCTGCGGGATGAGCTGGCCAACACACAGCAGAAGTTACAGAAGAGTGAGCAGTCTGTGGCTCagctggaggaggagaagaagcacCTGGAGTTCATGAACCAGCTGAAGAAATACGACGATGACATCTCCCCCTCG GAGGACAAAGACTCTGACTCTGCCAAGGAGCCGCTGGATGACCTCTTCCCAAATGACGAGGATGAGCCGGGACAAGGAA tccagcagcagcacagcagcgCTGCAGCCGCCGCCCAGCAGGGTGGCTACGAGATCCCTGCGCGGCTGCGCACGCTCCACAACCTGGTGATCCAGTATGCTTCGCAGGGCCGATACGAGGTAGCAGTGCCACTCTGCAAGCAGGCCCTGGAGGACCTGGAGAAGACTTCGGGCCACGACCACCCTGATGTGGCCACCATGCTCAACATCCTGGCCCTGGTGTACAG GGATCAGAACAAGTACAAAGATGCAGCTAACCTGCTGAACGACGCCCTGGCCATTCGTGAGAAGACCCTGGGCAGAGACCACCCCGCG GTGGCAGCGACCCTGAACAACCTGGCAGTACTGTATGGTAAGCGAGGGAAGTACAAGGAGGCCGAGCCGCTGTGTAAACGAGCCCTGGAGATTAGAGAGAAG GTTctgggaaaggatcatcctgatgtTGCCAAGCAATTAAATAACTTGGCCTTGCTGTGCCAGAACCAGGGCAAGTATGAGGAGGTGGAGTATTACTACCAGAGAGCCCTGGAAATCTACCAAACAAAGCTTGGGCCTGATGACCCCAATGTGGCCAAGACGAAGAATAACCTG GCCTCCTGTTATCTGAAGCAAGGGAAGTTCAAACAAGCGGAGACTCTGTACAAGGAGATCCTCACCCGTGCGCACGAGCGGGAGTTTGGTTCTGTGGATG ATGAAAACAAGCCCATTTGGATGCAcgcagaagaaagagaagagtgcAAA GGAAAGCAGAAGGATGGGGCATCCTTTGGAGAGTATGGTGGCTGGTACAAGGCCTGCAAAGTGGATAG TCCTACCgtcacaaccactttgaaaaacCTTGGAGCACTTTACCGACGGCAGGGGAAATTTGAAGCTGCGGAAACACTGGAAGAAGCTGCCATGAGGTCACGTAAACAG AGAGTGGCCGAAGTGCTAAATGACCCTGAGAGCATGGAGAAGCGGAGGAGCCGGGAGAGTCTCAACGTGGACGTGGTCAAGTACGAGAGTGGCCCTGATGGAGGGGAGGAA
- the Klc1 gene encoding kinesin light chain 1 isoform X8: MYDNMSTMVYIKEEKLEKLTQDEIISKTKQVIQGLEALKNEHNSILQSLLETLKCLKKDDESNLVEEKSSMIRKSLEMLELGLSEAQVMMALSNHLNAVESEKQKLRAQVRRLCQENQWLRDELANTQQKLQKSEQSVAQLEEEKKHLEFMNQLKKYDDDISPSEDKDSDSAKEPLDDLFPNDEDEPGQGIQQQHSSAAAAAQQGGYEIPARLRTLHNLVIQYASQGRYEVAVPLCKQALEDLEKTSGHDHPDVATMLNILALVYRDQNKYKDAANLLNDALAIREKTLGRDHPAVAATLNNLAVLYGKRGKYKEAEPLCKRALEIREKVLGKDHPDVAKQLNNLALLCQNQGKYEEVEYYYQRALEIYQTKLGPDDPNVAKTKNNLASCYLKQGKFKQAETLYKEILTRAHEREFGSVDDENKPIWMHAEEREECKGKQKDGASFGEYGGWYKACKVDSPTVTTTLKNLGALYRRQGKFEAAETLEEAAMRSRKQGLDTVHKQRVAEVLNDPESMEKRRSRESLNVDVVKYESGPDGGEEGIPSRASLCGKRQQQPRRR, from the exons ATGTATGACAACATGTCCACGATGGTGTACATAAAGGAAGAGAAGCTGGAGAAGCTTACGCAGGATGAAATTATTTCTAAGACAAAGCAAGTGATCCAGGGGCTGGAAGCCCTGAAGAATGAACACAACTCCATCCTGCAGAGTTTGCTGGAAACGCTGAAGTGTTTGAAGAAGGACGATGAGAGCAACCTGGTGGAGGAGAAATCCAGCATGATCCGCAAGTCCTTGGAGATGCTAGAGCTTGGCCTGAGTGAGGCGCAG GTGATGATGGCCCTCTCCAATCACCTGAATGCCGTGGAGTCTGAGAAGCAGAAACTGCGTGCTCAGGTTCGTCGTCTGTGCCAGGAGAACCAGTGGCTGCGGGATGAGCTGGCCAACACACAGCAGAAGTTACAGAAGAGTGAGCAGTCTGTGGCTCagctggaggaggagaagaagcacCTGGAGTTCATGAACCAGCTGAAGAAATACGACGATGACATCTCCCCCTCG GAGGACAAAGACTCTGACTCTGCCAAGGAGCCGCTGGATGACCTCTTCCCAAATGACGAGGATGAGCCGGGACAAGGAA tccagcagcagcacagcagcgCTGCAGCCGCCGCCCAGCAGGGTGGCTACGAGATCCCTGCGCGGCTGCGCACGCTCCACAACCTGGTGATCCAGTATGCTTCGCAGGGCCGATACGAGGTAGCAGTGCCACTCTGCAAGCAGGCCCTGGAGGACCTGGAGAAGACTTCGGGCCACGACCACCCTGATGTGGCCACCATGCTCAACATCCTGGCCCTGGTGTACAG GGATCAGAACAAGTACAAAGATGCAGCTAACCTGCTGAACGACGCCCTGGCCATTCGTGAGAAGACCCTGGGCAGAGACCACCCCGCG GTGGCAGCGACCCTGAACAACCTGGCAGTACTGTATGGTAAGCGAGGGAAGTACAAGGAGGCCGAGCCGCTGTGTAAACGAGCCCTGGAGATTAGAGAGAAG GTTctgggaaaggatcatcctgatgtTGCCAAGCAATTAAATAACTTGGCCTTGCTGTGCCAGAACCAGGGCAAGTATGAGGAGGTGGAGTATTACTACCAGAGAGCCCTGGAAATCTACCAAACAAAGCTTGGGCCTGATGACCCCAATGTGGCCAAGACGAAGAATAACCTG GCCTCCTGTTATCTGAAGCAAGGGAAGTTCAAACAAGCGGAGACTCTGTACAAGGAGATCCTCACCCGTGCGCACGAGCGGGAGTTTGGTTCTGTGGATG ATGAAAACAAGCCCATTTGGATGCAcgcagaagaaagagaagagtgcAAA GGAAAGCAGAAGGATGGGGCATCCTTTGGAGAGTATGGTGGCTGGTACAAGGCCTGCAAAGTGGATAG TCCTACCgtcacaaccactttgaaaaacCTTGGAGCACTTTACCGACGGCAGGGGAAATTTGAAGCTGCGGAAACACTGGAAGAAGCTGCCATGAGGTCACGTAAACAG GGTCTTGACACTGTTCACAAACAGAGAGTGGCCGAAGTGCTAAATGACCCTGAGAGCATGGAGAAGCGGAGGAGCCGGGAGAGTCTCAACGTGGACGTGGTCAAGTACGAGAGTGGCCCTGATGGAGGGGAGGAA
- the Klc1 gene encoding kinesin light chain 1 isoform X5, whose translation MYDNMSTMVYIKEEKLEKLTQDEIISKTKQVIQGLEALKNEHNSILQSLLETLKCLKKDDESNLVEEKSSMIRKSLEMLELGLSEAQVMMALSNHLNAVESEKQKLRAQVRRLCQENQWLRDELANTQQKLQKSEQSVAQLEEEKKHLEFMNQLKKYDDDISPSEDKDSDSAKEPLDDLFPNDEDEPGQGIQQQHSSAAAAAQQGGYEIPARLRTLHNLVIQYASQGRYEVAVPLCKQALEDLEKTSGHDHPDVATMLNILALVYRDQNKYKDAANLLNDALAIREKTLGRDHPAVAATLNNLAVLYGKRGKYKEAEPLCKRALEIREKVLGKDHPDVAKQLNNLALLCQNQGKYEEVEYYYQRALEIYQTKLGPDDPNVAKTKNNLASCYLKQGKFKQAETLYKEILTRAHEREFGSVDDENKPIWMHAEEREECKGKQKDGASFGEYGGWYKACKVDSPTVTTTLKNLGALYRRQGKFEAAETLEEAAMRSRKQGLDTVHKQRVAEVLNDPESMEKRRSRESLNVDVVKYESGPDGGEEVSMSVEWSGGIPSRASLCGKRQQQPRRR comes from the exons ATGTATGACAACATGTCCACGATGGTGTACATAAAGGAAGAGAAGCTGGAGAAGCTTACGCAGGATGAAATTATTTCTAAGACAAAGCAAGTGATCCAGGGGCTGGAAGCCCTGAAGAATGAACACAACTCCATCCTGCAGAGTTTGCTGGAAACGCTGAAGTGTTTGAAGAAGGACGATGAGAGCAACCTGGTGGAGGAGAAATCCAGCATGATCCGCAAGTCCTTGGAGATGCTAGAGCTTGGCCTGAGTGAGGCGCAG GTGATGATGGCCCTCTCCAATCACCTGAATGCCGTGGAGTCTGAGAAGCAGAAACTGCGTGCTCAGGTTCGTCGTCTGTGCCAGGAGAACCAGTGGCTGCGGGATGAGCTGGCCAACACACAGCAGAAGTTACAGAAGAGTGAGCAGTCTGTGGCTCagctggaggaggagaagaagcacCTGGAGTTCATGAACCAGCTGAAGAAATACGACGATGACATCTCCCCCTCG GAGGACAAAGACTCTGACTCTGCCAAGGAGCCGCTGGATGACCTCTTCCCAAATGACGAGGATGAGCCGGGACAAGGAA tccagcagcagcacagcagcgCTGCAGCCGCCGCCCAGCAGGGTGGCTACGAGATCCCTGCGCGGCTGCGCACGCTCCACAACCTGGTGATCCAGTATGCTTCGCAGGGCCGATACGAGGTAGCAGTGCCACTCTGCAAGCAGGCCCTGGAGGACCTGGAGAAGACTTCGGGCCACGACCACCCTGATGTGGCCACCATGCTCAACATCCTGGCCCTGGTGTACAG GGATCAGAACAAGTACAAAGATGCAGCTAACCTGCTGAACGACGCCCTGGCCATTCGTGAGAAGACCCTGGGCAGAGACCACCCCGCG GTGGCAGCGACCCTGAACAACCTGGCAGTACTGTATGGTAAGCGAGGGAAGTACAAGGAGGCCGAGCCGCTGTGTAAACGAGCCCTGGAGATTAGAGAGAAG GTTctgggaaaggatcatcctgatgtTGCCAAGCAATTAAATAACTTGGCCTTGCTGTGCCAGAACCAGGGCAAGTATGAGGAGGTGGAGTATTACTACCAGAGAGCCCTGGAAATCTACCAAACAAAGCTTGGGCCTGATGACCCCAATGTGGCCAAGACGAAGAATAACCTG GCCTCCTGTTATCTGAAGCAAGGGAAGTTCAAACAAGCGGAGACTCTGTACAAGGAGATCCTCACCCGTGCGCACGAGCGGGAGTTTGGTTCTGTGGATG ATGAAAACAAGCCCATTTGGATGCAcgcagaagaaagagaagagtgcAAA GGAAAGCAGAAGGATGGGGCATCCTTTGGAGAGTATGGTGGCTGGTACAAGGCCTGCAAAGTGGATAG TCCTACCgtcacaaccactttgaaaaacCTTGGAGCACTTTACCGACGGCAGGGGAAATTTGAAGCTGCGGAAACACTGGAAGAAGCTGCCATGAGGTCACGTAAACAG GGTCTTGACACTGTTCACAAACAGAGAGTGGCCGAAGTGCTAAATGACCCTGAGAGCATGGAGAAGCGGAGGAGCCGGGAGAGTCTCAACGTGGACGTGGTCAAGTACGAGAGTGGCCCTGATGGAGGGGAGGAAGTGAGTATGAGCGTAGAGTGGAGTGGG
- the Klc1 gene encoding kinesin light chain 1 isoform X6: protein MYDNMSTMVYIKEEKLEKLTQDEIISKTKQVIQGLEALKNEHNSILQSLLETLKCLKKDDESNLVEEKSSMIRKSLEMLELGLSEAQVMMALSNHLNAVESEKQKLRAQVRRLCQENQWLRDELANTQQKLQKSEQSVAQLEEEKKHLEFMNQLKKYDDDISPSEDKDSDSAKEPLDDLFPNDEDEPGQGIQQQHSSAAAAAQQGGYEIPARLRTLHNLVIQYASQGRYEVAVPLCKQALEDLEKTSGHDHPDVATMLNILALVYRDQNKYKDAANLLNDALAIREKTLGRDHPAVAATLNNLAVLYGKRGKYKEAEPLCKRALEIREKVLGKDHPDVAKQLNNLALLCQNQGKYEEVEYYYQRALEIYQTKLGPDDPNVAKTKNNLASCYLKQGKFKQAETLYKEILTRAHEREFGSVDDENKPIWMHAEEREECKGKQKDGASFGEYGGWYKACKVDSPTVTTTLKNLGALYRRQGKFEAAETLEEAAMRSRKQRVAEVLNDPESMEKRRSRESLNVDVVKYESGPDGGEEVSMSVEWSGGIPSRASLCGKRQQQPRRR from the exons ATGTATGACAACATGTCCACGATGGTGTACATAAAGGAAGAGAAGCTGGAGAAGCTTACGCAGGATGAAATTATTTCTAAGACAAAGCAAGTGATCCAGGGGCTGGAAGCCCTGAAGAATGAACACAACTCCATCCTGCAGAGTTTGCTGGAAACGCTGAAGTGTTTGAAGAAGGACGATGAGAGCAACCTGGTGGAGGAGAAATCCAGCATGATCCGCAAGTCCTTGGAGATGCTAGAGCTTGGCCTGAGTGAGGCGCAG GTGATGATGGCCCTCTCCAATCACCTGAATGCCGTGGAGTCTGAGAAGCAGAAACTGCGTGCTCAGGTTCGTCGTCTGTGCCAGGAGAACCAGTGGCTGCGGGATGAGCTGGCCAACACACAGCAGAAGTTACAGAAGAGTGAGCAGTCTGTGGCTCagctggaggaggagaagaagcacCTGGAGTTCATGAACCAGCTGAAGAAATACGACGATGACATCTCCCCCTCG GAGGACAAAGACTCTGACTCTGCCAAGGAGCCGCTGGATGACCTCTTCCCAAATGACGAGGATGAGCCGGGACAAGGAA tccagcagcagcacagcagcgCTGCAGCCGCCGCCCAGCAGGGTGGCTACGAGATCCCTGCGCGGCTGCGCACGCTCCACAACCTGGTGATCCAGTATGCTTCGCAGGGCCGATACGAGGTAGCAGTGCCACTCTGCAAGCAGGCCCTGGAGGACCTGGAGAAGACTTCGGGCCACGACCACCCTGATGTGGCCACCATGCTCAACATCCTGGCCCTGGTGTACAG GGATCAGAACAAGTACAAAGATGCAGCTAACCTGCTGAACGACGCCCTGGCCATTCGTGAGAAGACCCTGGGCAGAGACCACCCCGCG GTGGCAGCGACCCTGAACAACCTGGCAGTACTGTATGGTAAGCGAGGGAAGTACAAGGAGGCCGAGCCGCTGTGTAAACGAGCCCTGGAGATTAGAGAGAAG GTTctgggaaaggatcatcctgatgtTGCCAAGCAATTAAATAACTTGGCCTTGCTGTGCCAGAACCAGGGCAAGTATGAGGAGGTGGAGTATTACTACCAGAGAGCCCTGGAAATCTACCAAACAAAGCTTGGGCCTGATGACCCCAATGTGGCCAAGACGAAGAATAACCTG GCCTCCTGTTATCTGAAGCAAGGGAAGTTCAAACAAGCGGAGACTCTGTACAAGGAGATCCTCACCCGTGCGCACGAGCGGGAGTTTGGTTCTGTGGATG ATGAAAACAAGCCCATTTGGATGCAcgcagaagaaagagaagagtgcAAA GGAAAGCAGAAGGATGGGGCATCCTTTGGAGAGTATGGTGGCTGGTACAAGGCCTGCAAAGTGGATAG TCCTACCgtcacaaccactttgaaaaacCTTGGAGCACTTTACCGACGGCAGGGGAAATTTGAAGCTGCGGAAACACTGGAAGAAGCTGCCATGAGGTCACGTAAACAG AGAGTGGCCGAAGTGCTAAATGACCCTGAGAGCATGGAGAAGCGGAGGAGCCGGGAGAGTCTCAACGTGGACGTGGTCAAGTACGAGAGTGGCCCTGATGGAGGGGAGGAAGTGAGTATGAGCGTAGAGTGGAGTGGG
- the Klc1 gene encoding kinesin light chain 1 isoform X9 — MYDNMSTMVYIKEEKLEKLTQDEIISKTKQVIQGLEALKNEHNSILQSLLETLKCLKKDDESNLVEEKSSMIRKSLEMLELGLSEAQVMMALSNHLNAVESEKQKLRAQVRRLCQENQWLRDELANTQQKLQKSEQSVAQLEEEKKHLEFMNQLKKYDDDISPSEDKDSDSAKEPLDDLFPNDEDEPGQGIQQQHSSAAAAAQQGGYEIPARLRTLHNLVIQYASQGRYEVAVPLCKQALEDLEKTSGHDHPDVATMLNILALVYRDQNKYKDAANLLNDALAIREKTLGRDHPAVAATLNNLAVLYGKRGKYKEAEPLCKRALEIREKVLGKDHPDVAKQLNNLALLCQNQGKYEEVEYYYQRALEIYQTKLGPDDPNVAKTKNNLASCYLKQGKFKQAETLYKEILTRAHEREFGSVDDENKPIWMHAEEREECKGKQKDGASFGEYGGWYKACKVDSPTVTTTLKNLGALYRRQGKFEAAETLEEAAMRSRKQRVAEVLNDPESMEKRRSRESLNVDVVKYESGPDGGEEVSMSVEWSGMRKMKLGLVK, encoded by the exons ATGTATGACAACATGTCCACGATGGTGTACATAAAGGAAGAGAAGCTGGAGAAGCTTACGCAGGATGAAATTATTTCTAAGACAAAGCAAGTGATCCAGGGGCTGGAAGCCCTGAAGAATGAACACAACTCCATCCTGCAGAGTTTGCTGGAAACGCTGAAGTGTTTGAAGAAGGACGATGAGAGCAACCTGGTGGAGGAGAAATCCAGCATGATCCGCAAGTCCTTGGAGATGCTAGAGCTTGGCCTGAGTGAGGCGCAG GTGATGATGGCCCTCTCCAATCACCTGAATGCCGTGGAGTCTGAGAAGCAGAAACTGCGTGCTCAGGTTCGTCGTCTGTGCCAGGAGAACCAGTGGCTGCGGGATGAGCTGGCCAACACACAGCAGAAGTTACAGAAGAGTGAGCAGTCTGTGGCTCagctggaggaggagaagaagcacCTGGAGTTCATGAACCAGCTGAAGAAATACGACGATGACATCTCCCCCTCG GAGGACAAAGACTCTGACTCTGCCAAGGAGCCGCTGGATGACCTCTTCCCAAATGACGAGGATGAGCCGGGACAAGGAA tccagcagcagcacagcagcgCTGCAGCCGCCGCCCAGCAGGGTGGCTACGAGATCCCTGCGCGGCTGCGCACGCTCCACAACCTGGTGATCCAGTATGCTTCGCAGGGCCGATACGAGGTAGCAGTGCCACTCTGCAAGCAGGCCCTGGAGGACCTGGAGAAGACTTCGGGCCACGACCACCCTGATGTGGCCACCATGCTCAACATCCTGGCCCTGGTGTACAG GGATCAGAACAAGTACAAAGATGCAGCTAACCTGCTGAACGACGCCCTGGCCATTCGTGAGAAGACCCTGGGCAGAGACCACCCCGCG GTGGCAGCGACCCTGAACAACCTGGCAGTACTGTATGGTAAGCGAGGGAAGTACAAGGAGGCCGAGCCGCTGTGTAAACGAGCCCTGGAGATTAGAGAGAAG GTTctgggaaaggatcatcctgatgtTGCCAAGCAATTAAATAACTTGGCCTTGCTGTGCCAGAACCAGGGCAAGTATGAGGAGGTGGAGTATTACTACCAGAGAGCCCTGGAAATCTACCAAACAAAGCTTGGGCCTGATGACCCCAATGTGGCCAAGACGAAGAATAACCTG GCCTCCTGTTATCTGAAGCAAGGGAAGTTCAAACAAGCGGAGACTCTGTACAAGGAGATCCTCACCCGTGCGCACGAGCGGGAGTTTGGTTCTGTGGATG ATGAAAACAAGCCCATTTGGATGCAcgcagaagaaagagaagagtgcAAA GGAAAGCAGAAGGATGGGGCATCCTTTGGAGAGTATGGTGGCTGGTACAAGGCCTGCAAAGTGGATAG TCCTACCgtcacaaccactttgaaaaacCTTGGAGCACTTTACCGACGGCAGGGGAAATTTGAAGCTGCGGAAACACTGGAAGAAGCTGCCATGAGGTCACGTAAACAG AGAGTGGCCGAAGTGCTAAATGACCCTGAGAGCATGGAGAAGCGGAGGAGCCGGGAGAGTCTCAACGTGGACGTGGTCAAGTACGAGAGTGGCCCTGATGGAGGGGAGGAAGTGAGTATGAGCGTAGAGTGGAGTGGG
- the Klc1 gene encoding kinesin light chain 1 isoform X10 — MYDNMSTMVYIKEEKLEKLTQDEIISKTKQVIQGLEALKNEHNSILQSLLETLKCLKKDDESNLVEEKSSMIRKSLEMLELGLSEAQVMMALSNHLNAVESEKQKLRAQVRRLCQENQWLRDELANTQQKLQKSEQSVAQLEEEKKHLEFMNQLKKYDDDISPSEDKDSDSAKEPLDDLFPNDEDEPGQGIQQQHSSAAAAAQQGGYEIPARLRTLHNLVIQYASQGRYEVAVPLCKQALEDLEKTSGHDHPDVATMLNILALVYRDQNKYKDAANLLNDALAIREKTLGRDHPAVAATLNNLAVLYGKRGKYKEAEPLCKRALEIREKVLGKDHPDVAKQLNNLALLCQNQGKYEEVEYYYQRALEIYQTKLGPDDPNVAKTKNNLASCYLKQGKFKQAETLYKEILTRAHEREFGSVDDENKPIWMHAEEREECKGKQKDGASFGEYGGWYKACKVDSPTVTTTLKNLGALYRRQGKFEAAETLEEAAMRSRKQRVAEVLNDPESMEKRRSRESLNVDVVKYESGPDGGEEGIPSRASLCGKRQQQPRRR; from the exons ATGTATGACAACATGTCCACGATGGTGTACATAAAGGAAGAGAAGCTGGAGAAGCTTACGCAGGATGAAATTATTTCTAAGACAAAGCAAGTGATCCAGGGGCTGGAAGCCCTGAAGAATGAACACAACTCCATCCTGCAGAGTTTGCTGGAAACGCTGAAGTGTTTGAAGAAGGACGATGAGAGCAACCTGGTGGAGGAGAAATCCAGCATGATCCGCAAGTCCTTGGAGATGCTAGAGCTTGGCCTGAGTGAGGCGCAG GTGATGATGGCCCTCTCCAATCACCTGAATGCCGTGGAGTCTGAGAAGCAGAAACTGCGTGCTCAGGTTCGTCGTCTGTGCCAGGAGAACCAGTGGCTGCGGGATGAGCTGGCCAACACACAGCAGAAGTTACAGAAGAGTGAGCAGTCTGTGGCTCagctggaggaggagaagaagcacCTGGAGTTCATGAACCAGCTGAAGAAATACGACGATGACATCTCCCCCTCG GAGGACAAAGACTCTGACTCTGCCAAGGAGCCGCTGGATGACCTCTTCCCAAATGACGAGGATGAGCCGGGACAAGGAA tccagcagcagcacagcagcgCTGCAGCCGCCGCCCAGCAGGGTGGCTACGAGATCCCTGCGCGGCTGCGCACGCTCCACAACCTGGTGATCCAGTATGCTTCGCAGGGCCGATACGAGGTAGCAGTGCCACTCTGCAAGCAGGCCCTGGAGGACCTGGAGAAGACTTCGGGCCACGACCACCCTGATGTGGCCACCATGCTCAACATCCTGGCCCTGGTGTACAG GGATCAGAACAAGTACAAAGATGCAGCTAACCTGCTGAACGACGCCCTGGCCATTCGTGAGAAGACCCTGGGCAGAGACCACCCCGCG GTGGCAGCGACCCTGAACAACCTGGCAGTACTGTATGGTAAGCGAGGGAAGTACAAGGAGGCCGAGCCGCTGTGTAAACGAGCCCTGGAGATTAGAGAGAAG GTTctgggaaaggatcatcctgatgtTGCCAAGCAATTAAATAACTTGGCCTTGCTGTGCCAGAACCAGGGCAAGTATGAGGAGGTGGAGTATTACTACCAGAGAGCCCTGGAAATCTACCAAACAAAGCTTGGGCCTGATGACCCCAATGTGGCCAAGACGAAGAATAACCTG GCCTCCTGTTATCTGAAGCAAGGGAAGTTCAAACAAGCGGAGACTCTGTACAAGGAGATCCTCACCCGTGCGCACGAGCGGGAGTTTGGTTCTGTGGATG ATGAAAACAAGCCCATTTGGATGCAcgcagaagaaagagaagagtgcAAA GGAAAGCAGAAGGATGGGGCATCCTTTGGAGAGTATGGTGGCTGGTACAAGGCCTGCAAAGTGGATAG TCCTACCgtcacaaccactttgaaaaacCTTGGAGCACTTTACCGACGGCAGGGGAAATTTGAAGCTGCGGAAACACTGGAAGAAGCTGCCATGAGGTCACGTAAACAG AGAGTGGCCGAAGTGCTAAATGACCCTGAGAGCATGGAGAAGCGGAGGAGCCGGGAGAGTCTCAACGTGGACGTGGTCAAGTACGAGAGTGGCCCTGATGGAGGGGAGGAA